In Helianthus annuus cultivar XRQ/B chromosome 9, HanXRQr2.0-SUNRISE, whole genome shotgun sequence, the following are encoded in one genomic region:
- the LOC110923322 gene encoding putative germin-like protein 2-1 has protein sequence MMSRFLIFGILLTTCSIALASDPSPLQDFCVADPNSPVFVNGVVCKDAKLVKADDFLFRGLHLMGNTHNDVGSNVTSVTVAELPGLNTLGISMARIDFAPWGINPPHTHPRATEVLTVIEGRLLVGFVTSNPENRLITQVLEKGDVFVFPQGLIHFQKNVGNGNALAIAGLSSQNPGVITIANAVFGSNPDIDVDVLAKAFQVDIKVIQQIQSKF, from the exons ATGATGTCTCGTTTTCTTATATTCGGTATCTTGTTGACAACATGTTCGATTGCTTTGGCTTCGGACCCTAGTCCTCTCCAGGATTTCTGTGTGGCTGATCCTAATAGCCCAG TATTTGTGAATGGTGTGGTTTGCAAAGATGCAAAGCTTGTGAAAGCGGATGATTTTCTTTTTAGAGGGCTTCACCTAATGGGAAACACGCATAATGACGTGGGCTCTAATGTGACTTCTGTGACTGTAGCAGAGTTACCCGGACTCAACACTCTTGGTATTTCCATGGCTCGTATTGACTTTGCTCCATGGGGTATTAACCCACCACACACGCACCCTCGAGCCACTGAAGTCTTGACTGTCATTGAAGGTCGTCTTCTGGTTGGTTTTGTCACGTCTAACCCTGAAAATCGCCTCATCACACAAGTGCTTGAGAAGGGTGACGTGTTCGTGTTTCCACAAGGTCTAATTCACTTCCAAAAAAACGTCGGAAATGGGAATGCTCTTGCTATTGCGGGTTTAAGTAGTCAAAATCCAGGTGTGATTACTATTGCGAATGCTGTGTTTGGATCAAACCCTGATATCGATGTGGATGTTCTTGCAAAAGCCTTTCAAGTTGACATCAAAGTGATTCAGCAAATCCAGTCAAAATTCTGA
- the LOC110879113 gene encoding uncharacterized protein LOC110879113: MNTASEETAENGKQRRKSIGFGGGSNLGDAKTRRYSVGVTTSRKSIEEEGIIVPNYLRASTGSCHDFCKFGKKHEHSKTAVPVKFKRTTIVNKDKVPKTVVPIEKKITTRKTATKNEIDTPVEPVKATKKDVLLSSKKPLVYKESSSTNGKTTKNEVKTFNRSTSVAKSSPAVAKQGSNGGIVKKDVRTVKKTGIASKTGTVKKVVAKVTLNGSQSPKASISRAASLKAIKSRGVKQVTPLKDQNRLRKTERKQPVAEMVQAKILNGVEAESEVKHETMEFDFKQSSMELVNPTVCNSSDSFSDKNEVEEESPIVHLVCESSELFSDKEVVESSQSYSDKEIIEEALIAPPVSESSESFYDDEVLENESDYNDDEEAKVSEEASETANINEINISEMEASVGNYKILRKGKMVISEDKDDATVKLRFRRGKILDLKSENNSPRRLKFRRRVIDGKEDGQNISRKTYKNKTLDLQNEDQQRASRRSFEKKYVEETNESNNGAETVVLKHQAEQEKKDAQGLLNNVIEETASKLVESRKSKVKALVGAFETVISLQDGKPSSG; encoded by the coding sequence ATGAATACTGCAAGCGAAGAAACCGCCGAAAATGGAAAGCAGAGAAGGAAATCCATAGGTTTTGGTGGCGGTTCGAATCTTGGTGACGCCAAAACCAGGCGGTATTCCGTTGGTGTAACAACTTCTCGAAAAAGTATCGAGGAAGAAGGTATTATTGTTCCTAATTATCTCAGAGCTTCCACTGGTTCTTGTCATGATTTTTGTAAATTTGGTAAGAAACATGAACACTCAAAGACAGCAGTTCCTGTAAAGTTTAAAAGAACAACAATTGTTAATAAAGACAAGGTTCCAAAAACTGTAGTTCCGATAGAGAAAAAGATAACGACACGCAAGACTGCTACGAAAAATGAAATCGACACGCCTGTTGAGCCCGTTAAGGCAACCAAAAAGGATGTTTTGTTGTCATCTAAGAAACCGTTAGTTTATAAAGAGAGTTCATCGACAAATGGGAAAACAACAAAGAATGAGGTTAAGACGTTTAATCGTTCTACTTCTGTTGCGAAATCAAGTCCAGCGGTGGCGAAACAAGGGTCTAATGGTGGGATTGTAAAGAAAGACGTAAGAACGGTAAAAAAAACAGGAATTGCATCTAAAACGGGTACCGTTAAGAAAGTAGTTGCAAAGGTTACCTTAAATGGATCACAGTCCCCTAAAGCTTCTATCAGTAGGGCTGCAAGTTTGAAGGCGATAAAATCTAGGGGCGTTAAGCAGGTGACGCCTTTAAAGGACCAAAACAGGTTGCGAAAAACTGAGCGTAAGCAACCGGTTGCTGAAATGGTTCAAGCAAAAATCTTGAATGGTGTTGAGGCTGAATCCGAGGTCAAACATGAGACCATGGAGTTTGACTTTAAGCAATCGTCAATGGAATTGGTCAACCCTACGGTCTGCAATAGTTCTGATTCTTTTTCGGACAAAAATGAGGTCGAAGAAGAGTCGCCAATCGTCCATCTGGTCTGTGAAAGCTCTGAACTTTTTTCGGATAAAGAGGTTGTAGAAAGCTCACAATCGTATTCAGACAAAGAAATAATCGAAGAAGCGTTAATTGCACCTCCAGTGTCTGAAAGCTCTGAATCTTTTTATGATGATGAGGTTCTAGAAAACGAGTCTGATTATAATGACGATGAAGAAGCTAAAGTTTCAGAAGAAGCGTCTGAAACCGCTAATATTAATGAAATTAATATTAGTGAAATGGAAGCTTCAGTTGGGAACTACAAGATTCTAAGaaagggcaaaatggtaatttctGAAGACAAAGACGATGCAACCGTAAAGCTAAGGTTCCGAAGAGGTAAAATTCTCGATCTTAAGTCCGAGAATAACAGTCCTAGAAGGCTCAAATTCAGAAGGCGAGTTATCGACGGTAAGGAAGATGGTCAAAATATATCAAGAAAAACTTATAAAAACAAAACTTTAGATCTTCAGAACGAAGACCAACAACGCGCTTCTAGAAGAAGTTTTGAAAAGAAATACGTTGAAGAAACAAATGAATCGAATAATGGCGCGGAAACTGTTGTTTTGAAGCATCAAGCTGAGCAAGAAAAGAAAGACGCTCAAGGCTTGCTTAATAATGTGATAGAAGAAACGGCTAGTAAGCTTGTTGAAAGCAGGAAGAGTAAAGTGAAGGCATTGGTTGGCGCTTTTGAAACTGTAATCTCGCTCCAAGATGGTAAACCATCTTCCGGTTGA
- the LOC110879114 gene encoding membrane-anchored ubiquitin-fold protein 1 translates to MSGVQDSLEIKFRLIDGSDIGPKSFPVAASVASLKESILSQWPKEKNNAPRTVKDLKIISGGKILENNKTVGECRSPLCDVPGGVTTMHVVVSQPPQQKEMKVKSDPKQQKCVCVIL, encoded by the exons ATGTCTGGCGTGCAAGATTCATTGGAAATTAAATTTCGATTAATTGATGGATCGGATATTGGTCCAAAAAGCTTCCCGGTGGCTGCAAGTGTTGCATCTTTGAAGGAAAGCATACTTTCTCAATGGCCCAAAG AGAAGAATAATGCTCCAAGAAcggtaaaagatttgaaaataaTTAGTGGTGGGAAAATATTAGAGAACAACAAAACAGTAGGAGAATGCAGGAGTCCTTTGTGTGATGTCCCTGGTGGCGTTACAACCATGCACGTTGTTGTTAGTCAACCACCTCAACAAAAAG AAATGAAAGTGAAAAGTGACCCGAAGCAGCAGAAATGCGTGTGTGTTATATTATGA
- the LOC110879111 gene encoding probable ubiquitin conjugation factor E4, which translates to MATTPKPQRSPEEIEDIILRKIFLVTLIDSMNNNDPRIVYLEMTAAEILSEGGDLKLSKDLMERVLVDRLSGNFTSAEPPFQYLTAIYRRACEEQKKIVNMKDKSVRTQMELVVNQAKKLSVSYCRIHLSNPDMFPDSERNKSNVSPLLPLVFAEVATSIDAFGGGSGGSCPGFLDELFRDSDYESVEPVLKQLYEDLRGIVLNCSALGNFQQPLRALMFLISFPVGARALVNHPWWIPKGAYLNGRVIEMTSILGPFFHVSALPDQSIFKGQPDVGQQCFSESSTRRPADLLSSFTTIKTVMNNLYAGLADVLRTLLKNTSTRENVLQYIAEVINKNASRAHIQVDPISSASSGMFVNLSAVMLRLCEPFLDANSTKKDKIDPKYVFYGSRLDFKELTALHASSEEVTEWLNINNPNNGSSGENRLLHSQETSSSGLLQNNNPVQSQRESTNYSFICECFFMTARVLNLGLLKAFSDFKHLVQDIQRCEDNLATLKTMQEQTPLPRLAQDIARLEKEIESFTQEKLCYEAQILRDGDLLQQALSFYQLMVVWLVDRIGGFKMPLPQTCPMEFACMPEHFVEDVMELLIFASRIPRALDGVKLDDFMNFIIMFMASPEYIRNPYLRAKMVEVLNCWMPRRSGTLSATSTLFEGHQLSVQYLVRNLLKLYVDIEFTGSHTQFYDKFNIRHNIAELLEYLWQVPVHQNAWKQIAKEEEKGVYLNFLNFLINDSIFLLDESLNKILELKELEAEMSNTTEWEQRPAQERQERTRLFHSQENIIRIDMKLAMEDVSMLAFTTEQITAPFLLPEMVERVASMLNYFLLQLVGPQRKSLSLKDPEKYEFRPKQLLKQIVNIYVHLARGDHENIFPSAITKDGRSYNDQLFTEAANVLRRIGEDPRMIHAFDDLGKKARAAASEAMDAEAILGDIPDEFLDPIQYTLMKDPVILPSSRIIVDRPVIQRHLLSDASDPFNRSHLTPDMLIPDTELKHKIEEFVKSQQRKQHGEDVSMQNSSKSSIQSPDGTRPLID; encoded by the exons ATGGCAACCACCCCAAAACCCCAGCGATCACCCGAAGAAATCGAGGACATAATCCTCCGCAAAATCTTTCTCGTAACCCTAATCGACTCAATGAACAACAACGACCCACGAATCGTTTACTTGGAGATGACGGCAGCTGAGATATTAAGCGAAGGTGGTGACTTGAAACTCTCTAAAGATTTAATGGAACGAGTCCTTGTTGATCGTCTCTCTGGTAATTTCACATCTGCAGAACCCCCTTTTCAATACCTAACTGCGATTTATCGTCGTGCGTGTGAAGAACAAAAGAAGATTGTTAACATGAAAGACAAATCAGTTAGGACCCAGATGGAGTTAGTTGTTAATCAAGCTAAGAAGTTGTCAGTTTCTTATTGTAGAATTCATTTAAGTAACCCTGATATGTTTCCGGATTCGGAGCGAAACAAGTCGAATGTTTCGCCTTTGTTGCCGTTGGTTTTCGCTGAGGTTGCGACTTCAATTGATGCTtttggtggtggtagtggtgggtcTTGTCCTGGATTTTTGGATGAGTTGTTTAGGGATTCGGATTATGAGTCGGTTGAGCCGGTGTTGAAGCAGTTGTATGAGGATTTGAGAGGGATTGTGCTGAATTGTTCCGCGCTTGGGAACTTTCAGCAGCCGTTGAGGGCGTTGATGTTTTTGATTAGTTTTCCGGTTGGTGCGAGAGCGTTGGTGAATCATCCGTGGTGGATTCCGAAAGGTGCTTACTTGAACGGGAGAGTTATTGAGATGACGAGTATCTTGGGTCCGTTTTTTCATGTTAGTGCTCTTCCTGATCAGAGTATTTTCAAGGGTCAGCCCGATGTTGG TCAGcagtgtttttcagaatcatcgaCACGACGCCCTGCTGATCTTTTATCTTCGTTCACGACGATTAAAACGGTTATGAATAACTTATATGCTGGCTTGGCAGATGTTCTTAGGACCCTTCTTAAGAACACAAGCACACGAGAGAATGTGCTTCAGTATATTGCAGAAGTGATCAACAAAAATGCATCAAGGGCTCATATCCAG GTTGATCCAATATCTTCTGCGAGTTCGGGCATGTTCGTGAACCTTAGTGCTGTTATGCTTAGACTGTGTGAGCCTTTTTTGGATGCAAATTCAACAAAGAAAGACAAAATCGATCCTAAATACGTATTTTATGGTTCTCGGTTGGATTTCAA AGAATTAACCGCCCTTCATGCATCTTCGGAGGAAGTTACTGAATGGTTAAACATAAATAACCCAAACAACGGGAGCAGTGGAGAAAACAGGTTGCTTCATTCCCAAGAAACTTCAAGTTCCGGTCTGCTACAAAATAACAATCCTGTTCAAAGTCAACGTGAATCTACAAACTATTCGTTTATTTGTGAATGCTTCTTTATGACTGCACGGGTTCTTAATTTAGGGCTACTAAAAGCTTTTTCGGACTTCAAGCATCTTGTGCAG GACATTCAAAGATGTGAGGATAATCTTGCAAccttaaaaaccatgcaagaacAAACACCTTTACCTCGACTAGCACAGGACATTGCTCGACTCGAGAAGGAAATCGAATCATTCACGCAAGAGAAACTATGTTACGAAGCTCAGATATTGCGG GACGGAGATCTTCTTCAACAGGCGTTATCTTTCTATCAGTTAATGGTGGTTTGGTTAGTAGATCGTATAGGCGGTTTCAAAATGCCTTTACCACAAACTTGCCCTATGGAATTTGCGTGTATGCCCGAACATTTTGTGGAAGATGTTATGGAATTGCTTATTTTCGCTTCTAGGATTCCACGAGCTTTGGATGGTGTCAAGCTG GATGATTTTATGAACTTCATTATTATGTTCATGGCAAGTCCAGAGTACATTAGAAATCCGTATTTACGAGCAAAAATGGTTGAAGTACTCAACTGCTGGATGCCTCGTAGGAG CGGCACATTGTCTGCCACAAGTACGCTTTTTGAGGGGCACCAACTATCTGTCCAATATCTTGTCAGAAATCTTCTGAAACTTTATGTTGATATCGAATTTACGGGCTCCCATACTCAG TTCTATGACAAGTTTAACATACGCCATAACATTGCCGAACTTCTAGAGTATCTTTGGCAGGTTCCTGTACACCAGAATGCGTGGAAACAG ATTGCCAAGGAAGAGGAAAAGGGTGTTTACCTGAATTTCCTTAATTTCCTGATAAACGATAGtatctttcttcttgatgaaAGTCTCAACAAAATTCTTGAGCTCAAGGAGCTGGAAGCCGAGATGTCGAACACAACCGAATGGGAACAAAGACCCGCACAAGAGAGGCAGGAGAGAACTAGACTTTTCCACTCTCAAGAAAAT ATTATTAGAATCGACATGAAGTTGGCTATGGAAGATGTGAGCATGCTTGCTTTCACCACCGAGCAAATTACAGCTCCCTTTCTGCTTCCCGAAATG GTTGAAAGAGTTGCCAGCATGTTAAATTACTTCCTGTTACAACTTGTCGGCCCGCAGAGGAAATCATTAAGCTTGAAGGATCCTGAAAAGTATGAGTTTCGGCCAAAACAGTTGCTAAAGCAG ATTGTGAACATATATGTTCATCTGGCGAGGGGTGATCATGAGAATATTTTCCCATCTGCTATAACAAAGGATGGACGGTCCTACAATGACCAG TTATTCACGGAAGCTGCAAATGTTCTTAGAAGAATCGGTGAAGATCCAAGAATGATACATGCTTTTGATGATCTTGGTAAAAAAGCTAGAGCGGCAGCATCTGAAGCCATGGATGCTGAAGCTATTCTTGGAGACATTCCCGATGAATTCCTTGATCCAATCCAG TACACTCTGATGAAAGATCCAGTCATCTTACCATCTTCAAGAA